One window of Magallana gigas chromosome 2, xbMagGiga1.1, whole genome shotgun sequence genomic DNA carries:
- the LOC105319249 gene encoding uncharacterized protein: MVGKWSVLASYLLAAGTINCLPSHSTGARNVPTPSEVFPQHAQLDVNGSFHLYWKTNSTHITFEAHARTRGYVGFGLSPNGDMYPADIVTGWVKHGHVYLQDRHSTGHFEPTVDSSQDWILLHGEENDFGTVIKTIRKLDTCDDDDVKITNDTVRVIFSYSENEPHHERGSLVYHGTHRGAKSLMLLSEPRKVPLPSDVITRDLLNGRFLVPDKDTTYNCKVFDLLNLGKKHHLIKFEPVIQKENVGIVHHILLHKCSGIDRKYIGVEFDCYNSHNHQLKACSNVIVSWAVGGGEFYYPPEAGLPLGESGDSDLLVMETHYNNPNRRNDIVDDSGLRLTLTPTLRQHDAGVLTTGVGVNDLQIVPPFEKEFLSSGFCTSECLNKGLGNNTGGVNIIAILEHGHLLARKIRTRIIRNGTELDPLAVDNNYDFNFQEFRNPPNARKIMSGDALVVECTYDSTQRSTVTYGGFATSDEMCLSFIIYYPKMGLDLCESVPMYNNVPRAQSNGHAVASQFNFTLESDRNKFKMLTSTTKHWAGCNGASLTPQYTHQELPMLIPQTPYVEPPSMCPSVTPPMTSSHPKTAVCGAPLPTEQFDFQESLAADGKYVLFWNVNKTHIIFEVHVETKGYIGFGMSPNGKMYPADVVVGWVKDGVPHFQDRHTVGHSQPIVDASQDWHLLYAREDHCRTVLKMVRKLDTCDDEDFKITDDTVKIIYSFHPHDPSSEDSIPYHGTHRGIRSLLLLSKLSPPPLESDAITIDWRNENYHVPANDTTYSCRVFDFSSLQKKHHLIKFEVQVQKGHEVLVHHLVVYKCPGINRNLVNSPNYICNADSDKTKQPCGKIVAIWAVGGEAFYFPTEAGLPVAEPGDTELYIMETHYNNPDLKSGMVDNSGIRFTVTPTLRLHDAGILDVTAPVDTNLVIPPHQSNFVSSVYCNESTVTEFLQEYPNGVNVFGVQQHAHLLGKAIKTRVIHKGVEQKPLADDKYYDFNYQDFRRANRTLRAGDSLILECTYDSTGRTNVTYGGYSTQEEMCVVFIFHYPRTRLFNCQSKPLYKRFHTGPVVGWWSYLAPLTSTFDAMDWTNASVIREFKDSLENDQYFYVYGHDSNQYNYTMMDPKSMYPNVPYTESPNTQCGV; this comes from the exons ATGGTGGGGAAGTGGTCAGTCCTTGCCTCATACCTTTTGGCCGCAGGAACTATTAACTGCTTGCCGTCTCATTCTACCGGAGCAAGAAATGTTCCGACACCGAGCGAGGTCTTCCCACAGCACGCGCAGCTAGACGTGAATGGAAGCTTCCACCTGTACTGGAAAACCAACTCTACTCACATTACATTTGAGGCGCACGCGAGAACACGGGGATATGTGGGTTTTGGACTGTCTCCTAATGGAGACATGTACCCAGCTGACATCGTCACTGGCTGGGTAAAGCATGGACACGTCTATTTACAG GACCGCCACTCCACCGGACACTTTGAGCCGACAGTGGACTCGTCTCAGGACTGGATCCTTCTCCACGGGGAGGAGAACGATTTCGGCACCGTCATCAAAACGATCCGGAAGTTAGACACGTGTGATGACGATGACGTCAAGATAACG AACGACACCGTACGAGTTATCTTTTCCTACAGTGAGAACGAGCCCCATCACGAAAGAGGAAGTCTGGTGTATCATGGGACTCACAGAGGCGCCAAAAGTCTCATGCTGTTGTCCGAACCCCGGAAAGTCCCCCTTCCAAGTGACGTCATCACACGGGACCTTCTGAATGGAAGA tttctCGTGCCGGACAAAGACACTACATACAACTGTAAAGTATTCGACCTTTTGAACCTTGGGAAGAAGCACCACCTGATTAAA TTTGAGCCAGTGATACAGAAAGAGAATGTGGGCATTGTTCATCACATACTGCTACATAAATGTTCCGGCATTGACCGGAAGTACATAGGAGTGGAGTTTGACTGTTATAACTCCCACAATCACCAGCTGAAAGCGTGTAGTAATGTGATAGTTTCCTGGGCAGTAGGAGGCGGG GAGTTTTACTACCCCCCTGAGGCCGGTTTGCCCCTGGGGGAGAGTGGAGACAGCGACCTGTTGGTGATGGAGACGCATTATAACAACCCTAATCGGAGAAACg ACATTGTAGATGACTCTGGTTTACGGCTGACATTGACCCCGACCCTCCGACAGCATGACGCCGGGGTTCTGACTACCGGAGTAGGTGTAAATGACCTCCAAATTGTACCTCCATTCGAAAAAGAATTCCTTTCTAGTGGATTTTGTACATCGGAATGCCTAAATAAG GGACTTGGCAATAATACGGGCGGAGTGAACATAATTGCTATTCTTGAGCATGGACATTTGTTGGCCAGGAAGATCCGGACCAGAATCATCCGGAACGGGACGGAGTTGGATCCGCTGGCCGTGGACAATAATTACGACTTTAACTTCCAGGAATTTAGAAACCCACCAAATGCAAGAAAGATAATGTCG GGCGATGCTCTAGTGGTCGAGTGTACCTACGATTCCACTCAACGCTCGACGGTCACCTAC GGAGGCTTCGCTACATCAGACGAGATGTGTCTTTCGTTCATCATATACTACCCTAAGATGGGTCTGGATTTGTGTGAGAGTGTTCCAATGTACAACAACGTTCCCAGGGCGCAGTCAAACGGCCATGCGGTGGCTTCACAGTTCAATTTTACATTGGAGTCAGatagaaacaaatttaaaatgctaaCCTCAACCACAAAGCACTGGGCGGGCTGTAACGGGGCTTCATTAACTCCACAG taCACGCATCAAGAGCTTCCCATGTTGATACCTCAAACTCCCTATGTAGAACCGCCATCCATGTGCCCATCGGTGACGCCACCAATGACGTCATCACATCCAAAAACGGCAGTGTGTGGGGCTCCATTGCCAACAGAACAATTTGATTTTCAAGAGAGCCTAGCTGCGGATGGCAAATATGTTCTCTTTTGGAACGTTAATAAAACACACATTATCTTTGAAGTCCACGTTGAGACAAAAGGCTATATCGGATTTGGAATGTCTCCAAACGGGAAAATGTACCCCGCTGACGTCGTTGTTGGATGGGTCAAAGACGGTGTTCCACATTTTCAG GATAGACACACGGTTGGTCACTCTCAGCCAATCGTAGACGCCTCCCAGGACTGGCATCTCCTCTATGCCAGGGAGGATCACTGCAGAACAGTGCTGAAAATGGTCAGGAAACTGGACACGTGTGACGACGAGGACTTCAAAATCACG GACGACACCGTAAAGATCATTTACTCCTTCCACCCCCACGACCCCAGTAGTGAGGACAGCATCCCGTACCACGGGACACACCGGGGGATTCGGAGTCTGCTACTGCTCTCTAAACTCTCCCCACCGCCCCTGGAAAGCGACGCTATAACCATCGACTGGAGAAATGAAAAC TATCACGTTCCTGCCAATGACACAACATACAGCTGTCGAGTCTTTGACTTCTCTTCTCTCCAAAAGAAACACCACCTAATCAAG TTCGAGGTACAAGTTCAGAAAGGCCATGAAGTTTTAGTACATCACCTGGTGGTGTACAAATGTCCCGGAATCAACAGGAACCTGGTCAACTCCCCCAACTACATTTGTAACGCAGATTCAGACAAAACCAAGCAACCGTGTGGCAAAATAGTGGCGATATGGGCGGTAGGGGGAGAG GCGTTCTACTTCCCCACGGAGGCAGGACTTCCGGTGGCTGAGCCTGGCGACACTGAACTCTACATCATGGAGACCCATTACAACAACCCAGACCTCAAGAGTG GTATGGTGGACAACTCTGGCATTCGATTCACGGTTACGCCCACTTTACGACTACATGATGCGGGGATCCTTGATGTTACAGCCCCTGTGGATACAAACCTGGTCATTCCGCCACATCAGTCCAACTTTGTATCTAGTGTGTATTGCAATGAGTCCACCGTGACTGAG TTTCTCCAAGAGTACCCTAATGGCGTCAATGTTTTCGGAGTACAGCAGCACGCTCATCTTCTCGGTAAGGCAATTAAAACAAGAGTCATCCATAAGGGAGTGGAACAAAAACCTCTAGCAGACGATAAATACTACGATTTCAACTATCAGGACTTTCGCCGAGCAAACAGAACTTTGAGAGCC gGAGACAGTTTGATATTAGAGTGTACATATGATTCAACAGGACGAACTAATGTCACATAC GGCGGATATTCTACTCAGGAGGAGATGTGTGTTGTGTTTATTTTCCACTACCCCCGGACGCGGCTGTTTAACTGTCAGAGTAAGCCCCTGTATAAAAGGTTTCACACAGGGCCCGTGGTCGGATGGTGGAGCTATCTGGCCCCCCTGACCAGCACGTTTGACGCCATGGACTGGACAAACGCCAGCGTGATCCGGGAGTTTAAAGACAGCCTGGAGAACGACCAGTATTTCTACGTCTACGGCCATGACAGTAACCAG